The Micromonospora sp. M71_S20 genome has a window encoding:
- a CDS encoding NUDIX domain-containing protein, translating to MVDEQDFLAGYDPGAYPSVAVTVDVVALTIRDGALHLLLIRRGQPPFEGHWALPGGFVRPDEDLTAGARRELAEETGLGGEGLRRVHLEQLGSYGTPDRDPRMRVVSVAHLAFAPDLPDPAAGTDADEAVWLPVTALTGRQLAFDHGRIIDDALERARSKLEYTPLATRFLAGEFTISELRAVYETVWGHPLHAGNFHRKVLSVPGFVESTGTSTERGGARGGPRARLYRAGDARLLHPALLRPAREEAVR from the coding sequence ATGGTTGACGAGCAGGACTTCCTGGCCGGGTACGACCCCGGGGCCTACCCGTCGGTCGCCGTGACCGTCGACGTGGTGGCGCTGACCATCCGGGACGGCGCGCTGCACCTGCTGCTGATCCGGCGCGGCCAGCCCCCCTTCGAGGGGCACTGGGCGCTCCCCGGCGGCTTCGTCCGCCCCGACGAGGACCTCACCGCCGGCGCCCGACGGGAGCTGGCCGAGGAGACCGGGCTCGGCGGCGAGGGGCTGCGCCGCGTACACCTGGAGCAGTTGGGCAGCTACGGCACCCCCGACCGCGACCCGCGCATGCGCGTCGTCTCGGTCGCCCACCTCGCGTTCGCCCCCGACCTGCCCGACCCGGCCGCCGGCACCGACGCCGACGAGGCGGTCTGGCTGCCGGTGACCGCGCTGACCGGCCGGCAGCTCGCCTTCGACCACGGCCGGATCATCGACGACGCGCTGGAGCGGGCCCGGTCCAAGCTGGAATACACCCCGCTCGCCACGCGCTTCCTCGCCGGCGAGTTCACGATTAGCGAGCTGCGCGCCGTCTACGAGACGGTCTGGGGCCACCCGCTGCACGCCGGCAACTTCCACCGCAAGGTGCTCTCCGTGCCGGGCTTCGTGGAGAGCACCGGCACCAGCACCGAGCGCGGCGGCGCCCGGGGCGGCCCCCGCGCCCGGCTCTACCGGGCCGGCGACGCCCGACTGCTGCACCCGGCGCTGCTGCGCCCCGCCCGGGAGGAGGCGGTCCGATGA
- a CDS encoding serine/threonine protein kinase: MRTADAVRLVAAARTDADLFGTDQPARRYRELVAALHPDRLPPDPAVRAEATDAFIRVTTRWRARQVTVLGDYRLGTPAYSGDLADLYDVGADRLLKLPRRPADNDLMAREAHALRTIAERGDPRYLPYVPRLVEDFPHRDAATGAERRINVLATAPGLHDLDEVRRAYPDGLDARDVAWMWRRLLVALGLAHGAGIVHGAVLPPHVLIEPDGHGVVLVDWCFSAPVGSTVPALVPGYDANWYPDEVPRKRPCGPGTDIAMASGCMSWLMGPRAPRELDAFARGCRQRALDARPDDAWRLLRELDEVLERLYGPRTFRPFTLNP; this comes from the coding sequence ATGAGGACCGCCGACGCCGTCCGCCTGGTCGCGGCGGCCCGCACCGACGCCGACCTGTTCGGCACGGACCAGCCGGCCCGGCGCTACCGCGAGCTGGTCGCGGCCCTGCACCCCGACCGCCTGCCGCCCGATCCGGCGGTACGCGCCGAGGCCACCGACGCGTTCATCCGGGTCACCACCCGCTGGCGGGCCCGGCAGGTCACCGTCCTCGGCGACTACCGGCTCGGCACGCCGGCCTACTCGGGCGACCTGGCCGATCTCTACGACGTCGGCGCCGACCGGCTGCTCAAGCTGCCCCGGCGGCCCGCCGACAACGACCTGATGGCCCGCGAGGCGCACGCCCTGCGCACCATCGCCGAGCGCGGCGACCCGCGCTACCTGCCGTACGTGCCCCGCCTGGTCGAGGACTTCCCGCACCGGGACGCCGCGACCGGCGCCGAACGGCGGATCAACGTGCTCGCCACCGCGCCCGGCCTGCACGACCTCGACGAGGTCCGGCGCGCGTACCCGGACGGGCTGGACGCCCGCGACGTGGCCTGGATGTGGCGCCGGCTGCTGGTGGCGCTCGGCCTGGCGCACGGGGCGGGCATCGTGCACGGCGCGGTCCTGCCGCCGCACGTGCTGATCGAGCCGGACGGGCACGGCGTGGTGCTGGTCGACTGGTGCTTCTCCGCCCCCGTCGGCAGCACGGTCCCCGCGCTGGTGCCCGGCTACGACGCGAACTGGTACCCGGACGAGGTCCCCCGGAAGCGGCCCTGCGGGCCGGGCACCGACATCGCCATGGCCAGCGGATGCATGAGCTGGCTGATGGGGCCGCGCGCGCCCCGCGAGCTGGACGCCTTCGCGCGGGGCTGCCGGCAGCGGGCCCTGGACGCCCGGCCCGACGACGCGTGGCGGCTGCTGCGCGAACTGGACGAGGTGCTGGAGCGGCTCTACGGGCCGCGCACCTTCCGACCCTTCACCCTCAACCCGTAA
- a CDS encoding adenylosuccinate synthetase, with amino-acid sequence MRHVAVVDLGYGDAGKGTVVDWLCATRPVHTVVRFNGGAQAAHNVVLRDGRHHTFAQFGAGTFHPGVRTHLSRHVVVDPLALAAEADHLTSVGVPDALDRLTVDGEALLATPYHRAANRAREIARGADRHGSCGLGVGETVAYGLAHPDEAPRVADCRNPGLLRRRLTALRDRLTAELGPLDAPPVEDCLPAFTGFAGRVAIVDRSWLAGALRAGTCVFEGAQGVLLDEWHGFHPYTTWSTTTFANADSLLTEAGQPGGATRIGVLRVVTTRHGPGPLVTEDPALPLADPHNPTNPWQGRFRFGHFDAVAHRYALAAAGGVDGLALTHVDLAGPGLRICRRYDTTDRLTPGPPGDLDRQAALTARLMRSRPVYDDPPVDWPSAVARELGAPVVLTSHGPTADDKTPHGPLLAPRPLPPVRTPAEASA; translated from the coding sequence ATGAGACACGTGGCGGTGGTCGACCTCGGCTACGGCGACGCCGGCAAGGGCACGGTCGTGGACTGGCTCTGCGCCACCCGGCCCGTGCACACGGTGGTCCGCTTCAACGGGGGCGCACAGGCGGCGCACAACGTCGTGCTGCGCGACGGGCGGCACCACACGTTCGCGCAGTTCGGGGCCGGTACGTTCCACCCCGGCGTCCGTACGCACCTGTCGCGGCACGTGGTGGTGGACCCGCTGGCGCTGGCCGCCGAGGCCGACCACCTCACCTCGGTCGGGGTGCCCGACGCGCTCGACCGGCTGACCGTGGACGGGGAGGCGCTGCTCGCCACCCCGTACCACCGGGCCGCGAACCGGGCCCGCGAGATCGCCCGGGGAGCCGACCGGCACGGCTCCTGCGGGCTGGGGGTGGGCGAGACCGTCGCGTACGGTCTCGCCCACCCCGACGAGGCGCCCCGGGTGGCCGACTGCCGCAACCCGGGGCTGCTGCGCCGCCGGCTGACCGCCCTGCGGGACCGGCTGACCGCCGAGCTGGGCCCGTTGGACGCGCCGCCCGTCGAGGACTGCCTGCCCGCGTTCACCGGCTTCGCCGGGCGGGTCGCGATCGTCGACCGGAGCTGGCTGGCCGGGGCGCTGCGCGCCGGCACCTGCGTCTTCGAGGGCGCGCAGGGAGTGCTGCTCGACGAGTGGCACGGCTTCCACCCGTACACCACGTGGAGCACCACCACCTTCGCCAACGCCGACAGCCTGCTCACCGAGGCGGGCCAGCCCGGCGGCGCCACCCGCATCGGGGTGCTCCGGGTGGTCACCACCCGGCACGGGCCCGGCCCACTGGTGACCGAGGACCCGGCCCTGCCGCTGGCCGACCCGCACAACCCGACCAACCCGTGGCAGGGGCGGTTCCGGTTCGGCCACTTCGACGCGGTCGCCCACCGGTACGCCCTCGCCGCCGCCGGCGGGGTCGACGGCCTGGCGCTCACCCACGTCGACCTCGCCGGCCCCGGGCTGCGGATCTGCCGCCGCTACGACACCACCGACCGGCTCACCCCGGGCCCGCCCGGCGACCTGGACCGGCAGGCCGCGCTCACCGCCCGCCTGATGCGCTCCCGTCCCGTGTACGACGACCCGCCCGTCGACTGGCCGTCGGCGGTGGCCCGGGAACTCGGCGCGCCGGTGGTGCTCACCTCGCACGGCCCCACCGCCGACGACAAGACCCCGCACGGCCCGCTCCTCGCTCCGCGCCCCCTCCCGCCGGTCAGAACGCCGGCCGAGGCGTCGGCGTGA
- a CDS encoding DedA family protein — MESVLDLLRQLVASPWVYLLIFGLTAVDAFFPAVPGEAAVITAAVLATGGDPDLVWVIVAAALGAFAGDHVSYAIGRGGGANRLARFPADSRRRASSEWARRALHRRGGLILTTARYVPGGRTAVTLTMGAVRYPLRSFLLFDAVAAVSWALYCALLGYFGGLAFERDPIKGILAGVGLSLAITLLLESFRWLRRRRRR, encoded by the coding sequence ATGGAGTCCGTGCTCGACCTGCTCCGGCAGCTGGTCGCCTCACCGTGGGTGTACCTGCTGATCTTCGGGCTCACCGCGGTCGACGCGTTCTTCCCCGCCGTGCCCGGCGAGGCGGCCGTGATCACCGCCGCCGTGCTCGCCACCGGCGGCGACCCCGACCTGGTGTGGGTGATCGTCGCCGCCGCGCTGGGAGCCTTCGCCGGCGACCACGTCTCGTACGCCATCGGTCGCGGCGGCGGCGCGAACCGGCTCGCCCGCTTCCCGGCGGACAGCCGGCGCCGGGCCAGCTCGGAATGGGCCCGGCGGGCGCTGCACCGGCGCGGCGGGCTGATCCTGACCACCGCCCGGTACGTCCCCGGTGGCCGCACGGCGGTGACCCTCACCATGGGCGCGGTCCGCTATCCGCTCCGGTCGTTCCTGCTCTTCGACGCCGTCGCGGCGGTGAGCTGGGCGCTCTACTGCGCCCTGCTCGGCTACTTCGGCGGGCTGGCCTTCGAACGCGATCCCATCAAGGGCATCCTCGCCGGCGTGGGCCTCTCGCTGGCGATCACCCTCCTGCTGGAGTCGTTCCGCTGGCTACGCCGCCGCAGGCGCCGCTGA
- a CDS encoding TetR/AcrR family transcriptional regulator, whose translation MSTPPTFKRLPRAVREQQMLDAAVKVFSRRGFHAASMDEIAEDAGISKPMVYAYLGTKEELFVACLHREGTRMMQAIAGAAAPELPADERLWRGLRAFFGFVGAHRDGWAVLYRQARGEQPFAGELAGMRARLVEVVAGMLDHALRAEGREVGETDLEVVAYALVGATESLADWLADHPEADPEKTATRMMNVAWLGAGQLLHGVTWHPRATPS comes from the coding sequence GTGTCCACCCCACCCACCTTCAAGCGCCTCCCCCGCGCCGTACGCGAGCAGCAGATGCTCGACGCGGCCGTGAAAGTGTTCTCCCGCAGGGGATTCCACGCCGCCAGCATGGACGAGATCGCCGAGGACGCCGGCATCTCCAAGCCCATGGTCTACGCGTACCTCGGCACGAAGGAAGAACTCTTCGTCGCCTGCCTGCACCGGGAGGGCACCCGGATGATGCAGGCCATCGCCGGGGCGGCCGCCCCCGAACTGCCGGCCGACGAGCGGCTCTGGCGCGGGCTGCGCGCCTTCTTCGGCTTCGTCGGAGCGCACCGTGACGGATGGGCGGTGCTCTACCGGCAGGCCCGGGGCGAGCAGCCCTTCGCCGGCGAGCTGGCCGGCATGCGTGCCCGGCTTGTCGAGGTGGTCGCCGGGATGCTCGACCACGCGCTGCGCGCCGAGGGCCGCGAGGTGGGCGAGACCGACCTGGAGGTCGTCGCGTACGCCCTGGTGGGGGCGACCGAGTCGCTGGCGGACTGGCTCGCCGACCACCCGGAGGCCGACCCGGAGAAGACCGCCACCCGGATGATGAACGTGGCCTGGCTGGGCGCGGGTCAACTCCTCCACGGCGTCACCTGGCACCCACGGGCCACCCCCTCCTGA
- a CDS encoding SCP2 sterol-binding domain-containing protein: MTDFDPANFANVGPKEFAQLVKSTPDDKIAEVMSGDLRGKILGEVFGRMPQLFRADRAGSTNAVIHWNITGRPDGGTDTYEVVIADGACTVNETPQHDPKLSLTMGPVEFLKIVSGGANPVMMFMTGKLKAKGDLGLAANIANLFDIPKA, translated from the coding sequence ATGACTGACTTCGACCCGGCCAACTTCGCGAACGTCGGCCCCAAGGAGTTCGCCCAGCTGGTCAAGTCCACCCCGGACGACAAGATCGCCGAGGTGATGTCCGGCGACCTGCGCGGCAAGATCCTCGGCGAGGTCTTCGGCCGGATGCCGCAGCTCTTCCGCGCCGACCGGGCCGGCTCGACCAACGCGGTCATCCACTGGAACATCACCGGCCGTCCCGACGGGGGCACCGACACCTACGAGGTGGTCATCGCCGACGGCGCCTGCACCGTCAACGAGACCCCGCAGCACGACCCGAAGCTCAGCCTCACGATGGGCCCGGTCGAGTTCCTGAAGATCGTCTCCGGTGGCGCGAACCCCGTCATGATGTTCATGACCGGCAAGCTCAAGGCCAAGGGCGACCTGGGCCTGGCCGCCAACATCGCCAACCTGTTCGACATCCCCAAGGCCTGA
- a CDS encoding acyl-CoA dehydrogenase family protein, with amino-acid sequence MAEFSLDLNEEQRDLRDWVHGFAAEVVRPAAAEWDAREETPWPIIQEAAKVGLYGFEFLATCWADPTGLSLPIASEELFWGDAGIGLGIFGTSLAVAAIYGAGTPDQMVEWVPQCFGTVDEPAVAAFCTTEPEAGSDVGAMRTRAVYDEAADEWVLSGQKAYATNGGIAGVHVVTASVDASLGSRGQAAFVVPPGTAGLTATRKLRKLGLRASHTADVFLDDVRVPGRCLLGGRDALLERLDRARSGKRASGQAAMRTFELSRPTVGAQALGVARAAYEYALDYAKERVQFGRPIIENQAVAFALADMKMEIDAARLLVWRASWMGRNNRPFTAGEGSMSKLKAGEVAVSVTDKAVQLLGGAGFLRDHPVERWYRDAKIYTIFEGTSEIQRLVISRAISGVQIR; translated from the coding sequence ATGGCCGAGTTCTCGCTCGACCTGAACGAGGAACAGCGGGATCTGCGCGACTGGGTGCACGGCTTCGCCGCCGAGGTCGTGCGCCCGGCCGCGGCCGAGTGGGACGCCCGGGAGGAGACTCCCTGGCCGATCATCCAGGAGGCGGCGAAGGTCGGCCTGTACGGCTTCGAGTTCCTCGCCACCTGCTGGGCCGACCCCACCGGCCTCTCCCTCCCGATCGCCAGCGAGGAACTCTTCTGGGGTGACGCCGGCATCGGGCTGGGCATCTTCGGCACCTCCCTCGCGGTGGCCGCGATCTACGGCGCCGGCACCCCCGACCAGATGGTCGAATGGGTGCCGCAGTGCTTCGGCACCGTCGACGAGCCGGCCGTCGCCGCGTTCTGCACCACCGAGCCCGAGGCCGGCTCCGACGTCGGCGCGATGCGCACCCGGGCCGTCTATGACGAGGCGGCCGACGAGTGGGTGCTCAGCGGGCAGAAGGCGTACGCCACCAACGGCGGGATCGCCGGGGTGCACGTGGTCACCGCCTCGGTCGATGCGTCGCTCGGCTCCCGCGGGCAGGCCGCGTTCGTCGTACCGCCGGGCACCGCCGGTCTGACCGCGACCCGCAAGCTGCGCAAGCTGGGCCTGCGCGCGTCGCACACCGCCGACGTCTTCCTCGACGACGTACGCGTGCCGGGGCGCTGCCTGCTCGGCGGCCGGGACGCCCTGCTCGAACGGCTCGACCGCGCCCGCTCCGGCAAGCGCGCCTCGGGCCAGGCCGCCATGCGCACGTTCGAGCTCTCCCGGCCCACCGTCGGCGCGCAGGCGCTGGGCGTGGCCCGGGCCGCCTACGAGTACGCCCTGGACTACGCGAAGGAGCGGGTCCAGTTCGGCCGCCCGATCATCGAGAACCAGGCGGTCGCGTTCGCGCTGGCCGACATGAAGATGGAGATCGACGCGGCCCGGCTGCTGGTCTGGCGCGCCTCGTGGATGGGCCGCAACAACCGGCCCTTCACGGCCGGCGAGGGCTCGATGTCCAAGCTGAAGGCCGGCGAGGTGGCCGTCTCCGTCACCGACAAGGCCGTGCAACTGCTCGGCGGGGCCGGCTTCCTGCGCGACCACCCGGTGGAGCGCTGGTACCGGGACGCCAAGATCTACACCATCTTCGAGGGCACCTCCGAGATCCAGCGGCTGGTCATCTCCCGGGCCATCTCCGGCGTCCAGATCCGCTGA
- a CDS encoding AMP-binding protein: MDLPFVVATLTRRGLLAPGRPIRVASQLRALRKWGWNIAGELRQAAARDPERTAVVDEQGTGLTYAELLDRAERLARGMRTALGVRAGDRVGVLCRNHHGPVETIVAATLLGADAVLVNTGLSAGQLATVAEEQRLRVLVHDTEFADRVANLPAEVQRLDERAREALVAGAVPGELRPPERDGRIIVLTSGTTGAPKGARRPTPNGFGPLVSIIDRIPLHARGTVMIAAPLFHTWGYAALQVCFALRATIVLHRRFDPAATLAALVAQRCDALFAVPVMLQRLLEVPPPDPRPPLKVVAVSGSSLPGGLALRFMDVYGDVLHNLYGSTEVSWASIAGPADLRTAPTTAGRPPHGTRLEILDAAGEPVPAGQVGRIFVGNEMLFEGYTSGAAREHHDGLLDTGDLGRLDAGGLLFVDGRADDMIVSGGENVFPAEVEDLIARLPQVREAAVIGVPDPEYGQRLAAFLALHPGETLDAEAVREYVRHYLARFSVPRDVVFVKYLPRNATGKVLARELRRYYG; this comes from the coding sequence ATGGATCTGCCGTTCGTCGTCGCCACCCTGACCCGACGCGGGCTGCTCGCCCCCGGCCGACCGATCCGCGTCGCCTCCCAGCTCCGGGCGCTGCGCAAATGGGGCTGGAACATCGCCGGCGAGCTACGCCAGGCCGCCGCCCGCGACCCCGAACGGACGGCCGTCGTCGACGAGCAGGGCACCGGCCTGACGTACGCCGAACTGCTCGACCGGGCCGAGCGGCTGGCCCGGGGGATGCGGACGGCGCTCGGGGTGCGGGCCGGGGACCGGGTCGGCGTGCTCTGCCGCAACCACCACGGCCCGGTCGAGACGATCGTGGCCGCCACCCTGCTCGGCGCGGACGCGGTGCTGGTCAACACCGGGCTCTCCGCCGGGCAGCTCGCCACCGTGGCGGAGGAGCAGCGGCTGCGGGTGCTGGTGCACGACACCGAGTTCGCCGACCGGGTCGCCAACCTCCCCGCCGAGGTGCAGCGGCTCGACGAGCGCGCCCGGGAGGCGCTCGTCGCCGGCGCGGTCCCCGGCGAGCTGCGTCCCCCCGAGCGCGACGGCCGGATCATCGTGCTCACCTCCGGCACCACCGGCGCCCCCAAGGGTGCCCGGCGCCCCACGCCGAACGGCTTCGGCCCGCTGGTCTCCATCATCGACCGGATCCCGCTGCACGCCCGGGGCACCGTCATGATCGCCGCGCCGCTCTTCCACACCTGGGGGTACGCCGCCCTCCAGGTCTGCTTCGCCCTGCGGGCCACGATCGTGCTGCACCGACGTTTCGACCCGGCCGCCACGCTGGCCGCCCTGGTGGCGCAGCGCTGCGACGCGCTCTTCGCCGTGCCGGTGATGCTGCAACGGCTGCTGGAGGTGCCACCGCCGGACCCCCGCCCCCCGCTGAAGGTGGTCGCGGTCAGCGGCTCCTCGCTGCCGGGCGGCCTCGCCCTGCGGTTCATGGACGTCTACGGCGACGTGCTGCACAACCTCTACGGCTCCACCGAGGTCTCCTGGGCGTCCATCGCCGGCCCCGCCGACCTGCGCACGGCTCCGACCACCGCCGGCCGCCCGCCGCACGGGACCCGGCTGGAGATCCTCGACGCGGCCGGCGAGCCGGTGCCGGCGGGGCAGGTGGGCCGGATCTTCGTCGGCAACGAGATGCTCTTCGAGGGATACACCTCCGGGGCCGCCCGGGAGCACCACGACGGCCTGCTCGACACCGGCGACCTGGGGCGGCTCGACGCCGGCGGGCTGCTCTTCGTCGACGGCCGGGCCGACGACATGATCGTGTCGGGCGGGGAGAACGTCTTCCCGGCCGAGGTGGAGGACCTGATCGCCCGGCTCCCGCAGGTACGCGAGGCCGCCGTGATCGGCGTACCGGACCCGGAGTACGGCCAGCGGCTCGCCGCGTTCCTCGCCCTGCACCCCGGCGAGACGCTCGACGCGGAGGCGGTGCGCGAGTACGTCCGGCACTACCTGGCCCGGTTCTCCGTACCGCGGGACGTGGTCTTCGTGAAGTACCTGCCCCGCAACGCCACGGGCAAGGTGCTGGCCCGCGAGCTGCGTCGCTACTACGGCTGA
- a CDS encoding MFS transporter, with amino-acid sequence MIGSGPRRRARHRHHPRHRQPGPRRAPLLLVEAATLLSNTGNGVANVALPWLVLERTGSPTAAGVVAAASALPLLLSGLVSGTIVDLLGRRRTALVSDTLSAVSVAAIPVVDALLGLNLGWIVALAVLGAVFDPAGLTARETLLPAAAQAAGWRIERANGVHEAVWGLAFLIGPGVGGVLIAAIGPGSTLWVTATGFALAVAMISAVRLPGAGRPERPPSGLWRGTVEGLQFVWRDRLLRTIALLSMVLAALYLPVEGVLLPAWFVGQGEPARLGAILMAMSAGGVVGALASGAAGRRIRRRTLMVTALVVIGVALVGLATLPPFPAMIGFAVAIGLAYGPINPLSNYAMQTRTPERLRGRVVGVMTSFAYAAGPAGYLLAGPLVGWLGLRTAFLVLAGALLVAALTAVPLPSLRALDEPPRYPPAPPGGPANRVEEPVPLNGQYASAAHRDAPRVQGRARVDELWTPAAHRDAPVRG; translated from the coding sequence ATGATCGGCTCCGGACCGCGCCGCCGTGCCCGTCACCGCCACCATCCCCGTCACCGCCAACCGGGACCACGGAGGGCACCGCTGCTGCTGGTCGAAGCGGCGACGCTGCTCTCCAACACCGGCAACGGCGTGGCGAACGTGGCCCTGCCCTGGCTGGTGCTGGAACGCACCGGCAGCCCCACCGCCGCCGGCGTGGTCGCGGCGGCCAGCGCCCTGCCGCTGCTGCTGTCCGGCCTCGTCTCCGGCACGATCGTGGACCTGCTCGGCCGGCGGCGTACGGCACTGGTCTCCGACACGCTCTCCGCCGTCTCGGTCGCCGCGATCCCGGTCGTCGACGCGCTGCTCGGGCTGAACCTCGGCTGGATCGTCGCGCTGGCGGTGCTCGGCGCGGTGTTCGACCCGGCCGGCCTGACCGCCCGGGAGACGCTGCTGCCGGCCGCCGCGCAGGCCGCCGGCTGGCGGATCGAACGGGCCAACGGGGTGCACGAGGCGGTCTGGGGGCTCGCCTTCCTGATCGGACCCGGCGTCGGCGGCGTGCTCATCGCCGCGATCGGCCCCGGCTCGACCCTCTGGGTCACCGCCACCGGGTTCGCGCTGGCCGTCGCGATGATCTCCGCCGTCCGGCTGCCCGGGGCCGGCCGCCCCGAACGTCCCCCCTCCGGGTTGTGGCGCGGCACCGTCGAGGGGCTGCAATTCGTCTGGCGGGACCGGCTGCTGCGGACCATCGCGCTGCTCTCGATGGTGCTGGCCGCGCTCTACCTGCCGGTCGAGGGCGTGCTGCTGCCGGCGTGGTTCGTCGGTCAGGGAGAACCGGCCCGCCTCGGCGCGATCCTGATGGCGATGAGCGCCGGCGGAGTCGTCGGCGCGCTCGCCTCCGGCGCGGCGGGCCGGCGGATCCGTCGCCGCACCCTGATGGTGACCGCCCTCGTCGTCATCGGCGTGGCCCTCGTCGGGCTGGCCACCCTGCCGCCGTTCCCGGCCATGATCGGCTTCGCCGTCGCGATCGGGCTCGCGTACGGGCCAATCAACCCGCTGTCCAACTACGCCATGCAGACCCGCACCCCGGAACGGTTGCGCGGGCGCGTGGTCGGGGTGATGACCTCGTTCGCGTACGCCGCCGGCCCGGCGGGCTACCTGCTCGCCGGGCCGCTGGTCGGGTGGCTCGGGCTGCGTACCGCCTTCCTGGTGCTGGCCGGGGCGCTGCTGGTGGCGGCGCTGACCGCCGTGCCGCTGCCGTCGCTGCGGGCGCTGGACGAGCCGCCCCGCTATCCGCCCGCCCCGCCCGGCGGCCCGGCGAACCGGGTGGAGGAGCCCGTCCCGCTCAACGGGCAGTACGCCTCCGCGGCGCACCGGGACGCGCCCCGCGTACAGGGGCGCGCCCGGGTCGACGAGCTGTGGACGCCCGCCGCGCACCGGGACGCGCCCGTGCGGGGCTGA
- a CDS encoding SigE family RNA polymerase sigma factor: protein MPADIEGYREYVGARLEPLRRTAYLLCGDWHTADDLVSTALVKLLRHWRRVSRMDSPDAYVRRTLLRVWLDERRRPWRREAAWADVPDGDVRSATDGAADRLTVLALLAELPPRRRAVLVLRYFCDLSVEETARELGCTTGTVKSQSARAIEALRSRLVGAPARAEEARTDG, encoded by the coding sequence TTGCCTGCCGACATCGAGGGCTACCGCGAGTACGTCGGGGCGCGGCTGGAGCCGCTGCGCCGCACGGCGTACCTGCTCTGTGGTGACTGGCACACGGCCGACGACCTGGTGTCGACGGCGCTGGTCAAGCTGCTGCGGCACTGGCGGCGGGTGTCCAGGATGGACAGCCCCGACGCGTACGTCCGGCGTACCCTGCTGCGGGTCTGGCTGGACGAGCGACGGCGGCCGTGGCGACGCGAGGCCGCCTGGGCCGACGTCCCCGACGGCGACGTCCGTTCCGCCACCGACGGCGCCGCCGACCGGCTGACCGTCCTCGCCCTGCTGGCCGAGCTGCCGCCGCGCCGTCGCGCGGTCCTGGTGCTGCGCTACTTCTGCGACCTGTCCGTGGAGGAGACCGCCCGCGAACTCGGCTGCACCACCGGCACCGTCAAGAGCCAGTCGGCGCGCGCGATCGAGGCGCTGCGGAGCCGCCTCGTGGGCGCGCCGGCCCGAGCCGAGGAGGCACGCACCGATGGATGA
- the purD gene encoding phosphoribosylamine--glycine ligase gives MRVLLLGGGGREHALALGLAADPAVEQLVAAPGNPGIASLASLRAVDACDPAAVAALAVETGADLVVIGPEAPLVAGVADAVRAKGIPAFGPSAEAARLEGSKTFAKDVMTAAGVPTARAYTCTDAESTGRALDEFGAPYVVKNDGLAAGKGVVVTDDRAVALRHAEECGRVVVEEYLAGPEVSLFVVTDGEAAVPLLPAQDFKRVGDGDTGPNTGGMGAYAPLPWAPSGLVDEVMRDVVHPTLAEMARRGTPFAGLLYVGLAITAEGPRVIEFNARFGDPETQVVLALLETPLAGLLHAAATGTLAGHPPLRWRDGAAVTVVVAADGYPAAPRTGDVITGAEGPGIIHAGTRRDADGSLRSAGGRVLCATAAGADLPAARDAAYALVAGVELAGAHHRTDIASAAVEGRISIPG, from the coding sequence GTGCGGGTTCTTCTTCTTGGTGGTGGGGGGCGGGAGCATGCGCTCGCGCTCGGGTTGGCTGCGGATCCGGCCGTCGAGCAGTTGGTCGCGGCGCCCGGTAATCCCGGGATCGCTTCGCTCGCCTCGTTGCGGGCGGTGGATGCCTGCGATCCGGCGGCCGTCGCCGCGCTGGCGGTGGAGACCGGGGCCGACCTGGTGGTGATCGGGCCGGAGGCGCCGCTGGTGGCCGGGGTCGCCGACGCCGTACGCGCCAAGGGGATCCCCGCGTTCGGGCCGTCCGCCGAGGCGGCCCGGCTGGAGGGCTCGAAGACGTTCGCCAAGGACGTGATGACCGCCGCCGGCGTACCGACCGCCCGCGCGTACACCTGCACGGACGCGGAGAGCACCGGCAGGGCGCTGGACGAGTTCGGCGCGCCGTACGTGGTGAAGAACGACGGGCTCGCCGCCGGCAAGGGCGTCGTGGTGACCGACGACCGCGCCGTCGCGCTGCGGCACGCCGAGGAGTGCGGTCGGGTCGTCGTCGAGGAGTACCTGGCCGGCCCGGAGGTCTCCCTCTTCGTGGTCACCGACGGCGAGGCGGCGGTGCCGCTGCTGCCCGCGCAGGACTTCAAGCGGGTCGGCGACGGCGACACCGGCCCGAACACCGGCGGCATGGGGGCGTACGCGCCGTTGCCCTGGGCGCCGTCCGGCCTGGTCGACGAGGTCATGCGCGACGTCGTCCACCCGACCCTGGCGGAGATGGCCCGTCGGGGCACCCCGTTCGCGGGCCTGCTCTACGTCGGGCTGGCGATCACCGCCGAGGGCCCCCGGGTGATCGAGTTCAACGCCCGCTTCGGCGACCCGGAGACGCAGGTGGTGCTGGCGCTGCTGGAGACCCCGCTGGCCGGGCTGCTGCACGCCGCCGCGACCGGCACGCTGGCCGGGCACCCGCCGCTGCGTTGGCGCGACGGTGCCGCCGTCACGGTGGTGGTCGCCGCCGACGGCTACCCGGCCGCCCCGCGCACCGGCGACGTGATCACCGGGGCCGAGGGGCCGGGGATCATCCACGCCGGCACCCGCCGGGACGCCGACGGGTCGCTGCGCTCCGCCGGTGGCCGGGTCCTCTGCGCCACCGCCGCCGGTGCCGACCTGCCCGCCGCCCGGGACGCCGCGTACGCGCTGGTGGCCGGCGTGGAGCTGGCCGGGGCGCACCACCGCACCGACATCGCCTCCGCCGCCGTCGAGGGTCGGATCAGCATTCCGGGCTGA